From Labeo rohita strain BAU-BD-2019 unplaced genomic scaffold, IGBB_LRoh.1.0 scaffold_130, whole genome shotgun sequence, a single genomic window includes:
- the LOC127158005 gene encoding neoverrucotoxin subunit beta-like encodes MASLLVLLKQPNCIYICAFLWLAYLAVGNAEGMLEPEADEIGILPEETIRAARRIVKTRALPSDTIKVAALGRPLFPGTLYDSRKDSFLPGVTLWDRKSLSEDLDSRPKPQTYTDFSSSDSLSSKLNLLDVSASLKTSFLGGLVEVGGSAKYLHDTKSLNHQSRITVYYSVTTRYEWLTMSHLRKITYPEVFDQKSATHVVMGVLYGAQAFMVFDRTLSEAEDKQRIEGELNAMVEKIRKFSAEGNAALQMTYAEKKIAEKITCTFHGDFHLQQNPTTYMEALNVYKQLPALLKDNPQNEVPIKVWLYPLHLLNATAARVEREISPSVAFAIKDIMEKLGEAETTYNDLSGNMLVNSFKDIKERLQSFHSSFSIYKKMLLEAVRRVLPAVRGGEKEEKSLEDILKIHRSSPFNADMLNQWINDAKAEIDMLSSLTKPLEGVQIVDSGRLNNIFANPDFPVVVCLTFTSLKYEDLYLSALKAFLKTDRFKELNGQQTMVSVASVKKWFKDSELMEKMTFYTSHLNMLLKPAEGKVRFIISAISDPFNPGSSIYLYEHGKLSHKQYGQDMFSALKGLRN; translated from the exons GGAATGTTGGAACCTGAAGCCGATGAAATTGGGATTTTACCTGAAGAAACCATAAGAGCAGCCAGAAGAATTGTGAAGACTCGAG CTCTGCCATCAGACACCATAAAAGTGGCAGCCCTAGGAAGACCTCTGTTTCCTGGTACGCTGTACGACAGCCGCAAGGATTCCTTCCTTCCAG GTGTTACTCTGTGGGATAGGAAATCACTGAGTGAAGATCTGGACAGTCGTCCAAAGCCTCAGACCTATACAGACTTCAGTAGCTCTGACTCTTTATCAAGCAAACTCAATCTCCTGGATGTAAGCGCTTCTCTGAAGACCAGTTTCTTGGGGGGTCTCGTGGAGGTGGGAGGATCTGCCAAATACCTGCATGACACCAAATCTTTAAACCATCAGTCCAGAATCACAGTGTATTACAGTGTAACCACAAGATATGAATGGCTCACTATGAGTCATTTGCGCAAGATCACCTACCCTGAGGTGTTTGACCAGAAATCTGCAACTCATGTGGTCATGGGGGTGCTCTATGGAGCTCAGGCATTCATGGTGTTTGATAGGACATTGTCAGAAGCAGAAGACAAGCAGAGGATTGAGGGAGAACTGAATGCCATGGTTGAAAAGATCCGTAAATTTTCCGCTGAGGGAAATGCAGCTTTACAAATGAcctatgctgaaaaaaaaattgctgagaAGATCACCTGCACATTTCACGGTGATTTCCACCTTCAGCAGAACCCCACCACGTACATGGAGGCCCTGAATGTGTACAAGCAGCTGCCGGCTCTGCTGAAGGACAATCCACAGAATGAAGTCCCAATAAAAGTCTGGCTTTATCCTCTTCATCTTCTGAATGCAACAGCAGCTCGGGTGGAGAGAGAAATCAGCCCAAGCGTGGCTTTCGCAATTAAAGATATAATGGAGAAGCTGGGAGAGGCAGAGACGACATACAATGACCTGTCAGGAAACATGCTGGTTAATAGTTTCAAAGACATTAAAGAGAGGCTGCAGTCTTTTCACAGCTCATTCagcatttacaagaaaatgctgCTGGAAGCTGTCCGCAGGGTCTTGCCTGCTGTTCGAGGAGGAGAGAAGGAGGAGAAGTCTCTGGAAGACATCCTGAAGATCCACAGGAGCTCCCCATTCAATGCTGACATGCTGAACCAGTGGATAAATGATGCAAAGGCTGAAATCGACATGTTGAGTTCTCTCACCAAGCCACTAGAAGGGGTCCAAATTGTAGACTCTGGGCGTCTCAACAACATCTTTGCTAATCCTGATTTTCCTGTAGTGGTTTGCTTGACCTTCACATCTCTGAAGTATGAAGACCTGTATCTTTCAGCCTTAAAGGCTTTTCTTAAAACCGATAGGTTTAAAGAGCTAAATGGGCAACAAACAATGGTTTCTGTGGCATCTGTCAAAAAGTGGTTTAAAGATTCTGAATTAATGGAAAAGATGACATTTTACACCAGTCATTTAAATATGCTCTTAAAGCCAGCTGAGGGAAAAGTCCGCTTCATTATTTCTGCCATCTCTGATCCCTTCAATCCAGGCTCCTCCATCTATCTGTATGAACATGGGAAACTAAGTCACAAACAGTATGGACAGGATATGTTCAGTGCACTAAAAGGATTGAGGAATTGA